A genomic window from Alphaproteobacteria bacterium includes:
- a CDS encoding phosphoenolpyruvate carboxylase codes for MPLSRALKTRFSRSQAVGTPAAALASTDARDIARALCAEMLSVLARKDPALASDLRDLADRILAPVPYSQGESDPQAAFASARMRGEMLHAQCEALAAGAHVRGGRKMEARRRALAGAWARVGKLIELSGHLACENFFDMRRARRDEMLRAFNPDRGDRPPVLAEADMVPGGIERTLYLMKDPGGTHRPRRYVFRSAHEAVNYLNLPVFVPVLTQHPTNLDTLATSRLLRAVYNAARAAALRGGDGAALRRLRQELAAFTENELTPLDTDGRPRNFSPSEETAFVLDIMEHMFRNLDIVYGTFDQALARRWGKKYDARERKRFRLNYQLVSWAMGDKDGNSNIRAEHLLEAVMLQRRLALQLTREELRILPPFPGAAACGAWENAFETAENKLAAQLQALRLAREESDGVDIPLPQSRFDTIAAGAQNIVVPPGAARPVSFAQAEDMFAGALSALFDKAGGKQQGAVLSLLRRTHTFGLQLGRIELRETANEYSRTVAHLLAHHPLTGKKLAYLKMTERERARLLDKLASEHPEELAKAAQKFLSSIEETAALRAYDPKDPQIIAYHTLKRLQIAAQNAGMFTDMILAECRGTHHMMEALALQRAVSPALRLHITPLLEEYETLNNAGAMLVQTLQHASYRRHLMACANGDPAAIVQRIQVAHSDNVRRAGTAAARSNIHLLHHDVPAHLMQKRAQITRLFAADGVDTRQIDITVQWFEGGSMSDALRGGVRSFTATINAFGLHHYTKATFQGGDLHNFFNTVSSFRRILLRTFTHCAKELALGTGTVARNDAVERAVKGALEKCYADYTARHFNVKANPIGCLFAHPLVNYPLYTIIGNRASRSATRIAAGDEAVYAHPRRGTVPVRTDKIRTIGFSNNLNEANIQGSWLSGQNMSDYLARALRPGSAGGQALQRAAGGRTMAHKNRRLTAAGARTLYALSPSFRDVVDFMGYGLIVSDIGRLQQRLAHAAKESGIPLIGTIKKYVYDTLPRDYAAAAELVLAALGQLPPARMLSGKSAGKAPDAQTCARLCHDVAQRALAHLADEIGVKHDFVTLLEVMRDNVLTQAWREGRREPNVAELATLSDIASGMAIYRHGRIFAADDPHYGTELRRHRAAMQKAS; via the coding sequence ATGCCCCTGTCCCGCGCCCTAAAAACCCGTTTTTCCAGAAGCCAGGCCGTCGGCACGCCTGCCGCCGCGCTGGCCTCCACCGATGCGCGCGATATCGCCCGCGCGCTTTGCGCCGAAATGCTCTCCGTTCTGGCACGCAAGGATCCCGCGCTGGCGTCCGATCTGCGCGATCTGGCTGATCGTATCCTCGCACCCGTGCCATACAGCCAAGGCGAAAGCGATCCGCAAGCGGCTTTCGCTTCCGCCCGCATGCGCGGCGAAATGCTGCATGCCCAATGCGAAGCGCTGGCGGCCGGCGCACATGTGCGCGGCGGGCGCAAGATGGAGGCGCGGCGGCGGGCGCTCGCGGGCGCTTGGGCACGGGTCGGCAAGCTGATCGAGCTTTCCGGGCATCTGGCGTGCGAAAATTTCTTCGATATGCGGCGCGCGCGGCGCGATGAAATGCTGCGTGCCTTTAACCCGGACCGCGGCGACCGCCCGCCGGTCCTGGCCGAAGCCGATATGGTGCCGGGCGGCATCGAACGCACGCTCTATCTCATGAAAGACCCGGGCGGCACGCACAGACCGCGCCGCTATGTTTTCCGCAGCGCGCACGAAGCCGTCAATTACCTAAACTTGCCTGTTTTCGTACCGGTGCTGACACAGCACCCCACCAATCTCGATACGCTCGCCACCAGCCGCCTTTTGCGCGCGGTCTATAATGCGGCGCGGGCGGCGGCGTTGCGCGGCGGCGATGGTGCGGCGCTGCGGCGCTTGCGGCAAGAGCTTGCCGCCTTTACCGAAAACGAGCTGACCCCGCTCGATACCGACGGACGGCCGCGCAATTTCTCGCCCAGCGAGGAAACCGCCTTCGTGCTCGATATCATGGAACATATGTTCCGCAATCTCGATATCGTCTATGGCACCTTTGATCAGGCTTTGGCGCGGCGCTGGGGCAAGAAATACGATGCCAGGGAACGCAAGCGCTTCCGTCTGAATTACCAGCTGGTTTCGTGGGCGATGGGCGACAAGGATGGCAATTCCAACATCCGCGCCGAACATCTGCTCGAAGCCGTGATGCTGCAGCGGCGGCTCGCGCTGCAGCTAACGCGTGAAGAGCTGCGCATACTGCCCCCCTTCCCCGGCGCGGCGGCGTGCGGTGCATGGGAAAACGCTTTTGAAACGGCCGAAAACAAACTGGCGGCGCAACTTCAGGCGCTCAGGCTTGCGCGCGAAGAAAGCGATGGCGTCGATATCCCGCTGCCGCAATCGCGCTTCGATACCATCGCCGCCGGCGCGCAAAATATCGTTGTGCCGCCGGGCGCGGCGCGGCCCGTTTCCTTTGCGCAGGCGGAAGATATGTTTGCGGGCGCGCTTTCGGCTTTGTTCGACAAGGCAGGCGGCAAGCAGCAAGGCGCGGTGCTTTCGCTGCTGCGGCGCACGCACACCTTCGGTCTGCAACTCGGTCGCATTGAATTGCGCGAAACCGCGAACGAATATTCGCGCACCGTCGCACATTTGCTGGCGCACCACCCGTTGACGGGCAAAAAGCTGGCATACCTGAAAATGACGGAACGCGAACGCGCCCGCCTGCTCGACAAACTTGCAAGCGAACACCCGGAAGAGCTTGCGAAGGCCGCGCAAAAATTTCTGTCTTCCATCGAAGAAACGGCCGCGCTGCGCGCCTACGATCCCAAAGATCCGCAAATTATCGCCTATCACACGCTGAAACGCCTGCAAATTGCGGCGCAGAACGCAGGCATGTTCACGGATATGATTCTGGCGGAATGCCGCGGCACCCATCACATGATGGAAGCGCTGGCGCTGCAACGCGCGGTTTCACCCGCATTGCGGCTGCACATTACGCCGCTCCTGGAAGAGTATGAAACGCTCAATAACGCCGGCGCCATGCTGGTGCAAACATTGCAGCATGCAAGCTACCGCCGGCATCTGATGGCGTGCGCGAACGGCGATCCTGCCGCCATCGTGCAGCGCATCCAGGTCGCGCATAGCGATAATGTGCGGCGCGCGGGCACGGCGGCGGCGCGCAGCAACATTCACCTGTTGCATCACGATGTTCCGGCGCACTTGATGCAAAAACGCGCGCAAATCACGCGCCTGTTCGCGGCCGATGGCGTTGATACGCGGCAGATCGATATCACCGTGCAATGGTTTGAAGGCGGCAGCATGTCGGATGCGCTGCGCGGCGGCGTGCGATCCTTTACCGCCACCATCAACGCCTTCGGCCTGCATCATTACACCAAAGCCACCTTCCAGGGCGGCGATCTGCACAATTTCTTTAACACCGTGTCGTCGTTCCGGCGCATTCTGTTACGCACCTTCACCCATTGCGCCAAGGAACTGGCGCTCGGCACCGGCACGGTCGCGCGCAACGATGCGGTCGAACGCGCGGTCAAAGGCGCGCTTGAAAAATGCTACGCCGATTACACCGCCCGGCATTTTAATGTAAAGGCGAACCCGATCGGCTGCCTGTTCGCGCACCCGCTCGTGAACTATCCGCTCTATACCATCATCGGCAACCGCGCCTCGCGCAGCGCCACGCGCATTGCGGCGGGGGACGAGGCGGTCTATGCCCATCCGCGCCGCGGTACCGTGCCGGTGCGTACCGATAAAATCCGCACCATTGGCTTCAGCAACAATTTGAACGAAGCGAACATCCAGGGTTCATGGCTTAGCGGCCAGAATATGTCCGATTATCTTGCGCGCGCGCTGCGACCGGGCAGCGCGGGGGGGCAAGCGCTGCAGCGCGCGGCGGGCGGGCGCACAATGGCGCACAAGAACCGCCGCCTCACGGCGGCGGGTGCGCGCACGCTTTATGCGCTATCGCCCAGCTTCCGCGATGTCGTGGATTTTATGGGCTACGGGCTGATCGTCAGCGATATCGGGCGCTTGCAGCAGCGGCTGGCGCACGCCGCGAAGGAAAGCGGCATCCCGCTGATCGGCACGATCAAGAAATACGTGTACGATACGCTGCCGCGGGATTACGCGGCGGCGGCCGAACTTGTGCTTGCCGCGCTCGGGCAATTGCCGCCTGCGCGTATGCTAAGCGGGAAAAGCGCGGGCAAGGCGCCCGATGCGCAGACCTGCGCCCGCCTTTGCCACGATGTCGCACAGCGCGCGCTGGCGCATCTGGCGGACGAGATCGGCGTGAAACACGATTTTGTCACCCTGCTTGAAGTCATGCGCGATAATGTGCTGACGCAGGCCTGGCGCGAAGGCAGGCGCGAACCGAACGTGGCCGAACTTGCAACGCTGAGCGATATAGCCAGCGGTATGGCGATTTACCGCCATGGCCGCATCTTCGCCGCCGACGACCCGCATTACGGCACCGAGCTGCGCAGGCACCGCGCTGCAATGCAAAAAGCCTCGTAA